A segment of the Vibrio sp. YMD68 genome:
CTTTGTACTTAAGTACAGGGAGAACTTGGTCGTGATACATTCCTAATACCGCATCAGCTTGTTGTAAGTATTTCTCATTGAAGATAGTGTCGGCAGGCAGTGGCCCAATGACATTAATCCCATCTTCTTGACGAATTTTATTCAGTGTTGGTGTAATGGTTTCTATCTCTTCACGGCCAAGACACCCATCTTCACCCGCGTGAGGATTTAACCCACAGACATAGATAGATGGATTCTCAATGGCAAATTTTTCAACCAAATCTTGATGAAGAATACGAATGACTTTTTCAAGCCTCTGCTCTGTCACCGCTTGAGAAACGTAGGCTAAGGGAATGTGTGTCGTTACAAGCGCAACGCGCAACCCTTCCGTCGCCAACATCATCACCACAAGAGGGGTATTTGACTTCTCGGCAAAGAACTCGGTATGCCCACTAAAAGCAACACCAGCTCGATTAATCACCCCCTTGTGAACAGGGCCGGTGACAATAGCATCAAATTCACCATTCATACAGCCTAAAGCCGCTCTTTCTAGTGTTTTTAATACATAATGGCCATTCGCTTCATTCAGCTTTCCTGCTTCGCATGGGGCATCAAGTG
Coding sequences within it:
- the pdxA gene encoding 4-hydroxythreonine-4-phosphate dehydrogenase PdxA: MTIKRIVVTAGEPAGIGPDLVLALSQENWNHQIVVCADKNLIEQRANQLGINVQLIDYTDSLDIEPQNSGSLVVDHIALDAPCEAGKLNEANGHYVLKTLERAALGCMNGEFDAIVTGPVHKGVINRAGVAFSGHTEFFAEKSNTPLVVMMLATEGLRVALVTTHIPLAYVSQAVTEQRLEKVIRILHQDLVEKFAIENPSIYVCGLNPHAGEDGCLGREEIETITPTLNKIRQEDGINVIGPLPADTIFNEKYLQQADAVLGMYHDQVLPVLKYKGFGRSVNITLGLPFIRTSVDHGTALDLAGTGNADTGSFKTALTHAIELVDKQPN